The following proteins come from a genomic window of Coffea arabica cultivar ET-39 chromosome 11c, Coffea Arabica ET-39 HiFi, whole genome shotgun sequence:
- the LOC113717168 gene encoding large ribosomal subunit protein uL22y isoform X2: MVKYSREPDNPTKSCKARGSDLRVHFKNTRETAHAIRKLPLAKAKRYLEDVLAHKQAIPFTRFCGGVGRTAQAKNRHSNGQGRWPVKSASFILDLLKNAESNAEVKGLDVDSLFISHIQVNQAQKQRRRTYRAHGRINPYMSSPCHIELILSEKEESVKKEPESQLATSKSRKA; this comes from the exons ATG GTGAAGTACTCAAGGGAGCCCGATAACCCTACCAAGT CCTGCAAAGCCAGGGGATCTGATCTCCGTGTTCATTTCAAG AACACAAGGGAAACAGCGCATGCCATCAGGAAGCTGCCTTTAGCGAAGGCTAAGAGGTACTTGGAGGATGTTTTGGCCCATAAGCAGGCGATTCCGTTTACACGTTTCTGTGGAGGTGTTGGGCGTACTGCTCAGGCCAAGAATAGGCATTCAAATGGACAGGGTCGCTGGCCTGTTAAATCTGCTAGCTTCATTTTGGATTTGCTCAAGAATGCTGAAAGCAATGCAGAG GTGAAAGGCTTGGATGTGGATTCACTTTTCATTTCTCACATTCAAGTGAATCAAGCACAGAAACAAAGACGCCGCACATATCGTGCCCATGGAAGAATAAACC CCTACATGTCTTCCCCCTGCCATATTGAGTTGATTTTGTCCGAGAAGGAAGAGTCTGTCAAAAAGGAG CCTGAATCACAGTTGGCCACCAGCAAATCTAGGAAGGCTTGA
- the LOC113717168 gene encoding large ribosomal subunit protein uL22y isoform X1, protein MVRPPLSSSHSFFLLFCLITICVKYSREPDNPTKSCKARGSDLRVHFKNTRETAHAIRKLPLAKAKRYLEDVLAHKQAIPFTRFCGGVGRTAQAKNRHSNGQGRWPVKSASFILDLLKNAESNAEVKGLDVDSLFISHIQVNQAQKQRRRTYRAHGRINPYMSSPCHIELILSEKEESVKKEPESQLATSKSRKA, encoded by the exons ATGGTTCGCCCGCCCCTCTCCTCCTCTCACAGCTTCTTCCTGCTTTTTTGCCTTATAACAATTTGC GTGAAGTACTCAAGGGAGCCCGATAACCCTACCAAGT CCTGCAAAGCCAGGGGATCTGATCTCCGTGTTCATTTCAAG AACACAAGGGAAACAGCGCATGCCATCAGGAAGCTGCCTTTAGCGAAGGCTAAGAGGTACTTGGAGGATGTTTTGGCCCATAAGCAGGCGATTCCGTTTACACGTTTCTGTGGAGGTGTTGGGCGTACTGCTCAGGCCAAGAATAGGCATTCAAATGGACAGGGTCGCTGGCCTGTTAAATCTGCTAGCTTCATTTTGGATTTGCTCAAGAATGCTGAAAGCAATGCAGAG GTGAAAGGCTTGGATGTGGATTCACTTTTCATTTCTCACATTCAAGTGAATCAAGCACAGAAACAAAGACGCCGCACATATCGTGCCCATGGAAGAATAAACC CCTACATGTCTTCCCCCTGCCATATTGAGTTGATTTTGTCCGAGAAGGAAGAGTCTGTCAAAAAGGAG CCTGAATCACAGTTGGCCACCAGCAAATCTAGGAAGGCTTGA
- the LOC113716137 gene encoding acetyl-coenzyme A synthetase, chloroplastic/glyoxysomal, whose translation MEDETQSANGCSTTTLKTSDHLRHVESMSTLPSGAGPISRLNAVILGESLASEEDHLVFPSEAFSMQAHVPSPQKYLETYARSIEDPAGFWSEMASGFFWKERWGPQVYAENLDIRKGKINIEWFKGGITNLCYNCLDRIIESGDGDKIAIFWEGNEPGFDGTLTYKQLLARVCQLANWLKDVGVRKGDAVVIYLPMLMELPISMLACSRIGAVHSVVFAGFSAESLAQRIMDCKPKVVITCNAVRRGSKIIYLKDIVDAALAESARNGNPLDVCLTYENESAMKRESTKWQEGRDIWWQDVVPKHPTTCAVEWVDAEDPLFLLYTSGSTGKPKGVLHTTGGYMVYTATTFKYAFDYKPSDVYWCTADCGWITGHSYVTYGPLLNGATAVVFEGAPNYPDAGRCWDIVDKFKVSIFYTAPTLVRSLMREGDQYVTRYSRKSLRVLGSVGEPINPSAWRWYFNVVGESRCPISDTWWQTETGGFMITPLPGAWPQKPGSATFPFFGVQPVIVDEKGAEIEGECSGYLCVKSSWPSAFRTLYGDHERYEATYFSAFPGYYFTGDGCTRDKDGYYWLTGRVDDVINVSGHRIGTAEVESALVSHPQCAEAAVVGVEHEVKGQGIYAFVTLVESVLYSEDLRRSLILTVRNQIGAFAAPDKIHWAPGLPKTRSGKIMRRILRKIASRQLDELGDTSTLADPSVVDELIKLVDC comes from the exons ATGGAGGACGAAACCCAATCCGCAAACGGTTGTTCTACGACTACCTTGAAGACGTCGGATCACCTGCGCCATGTGGAGTCGATGAGCACCCTGCCCTCCGGCGCCGGTCCAATATCTAGATTGAATGCCGTCATCCTGGGGGAGTCTCTAGCTTCAGAGGAGGATCATCTGGTTTTCCCCAGCGAGGCCTTCTCCATGCAGGCTCACGTTCCTTCACCCCAGAAG TACTTGGAGACGTATGCAAGGTCAATCGAGGACCCCGCAGGATTTTGGTCAGAAATGGCCTCAGGGTTTTTCTGGAAAGAGAGATGGGGCCCACAGGTTTACGCTGAGAATCTTGATATTCGTAAAGGCAAAATCAATATCGAG TGGTTCAAAGGTGGAATCACCAACCTATGCTACAACTGTTTGGATCGAATCATCGAATCCGGAGATGGTGacaaaattgcaattttctgGGAAGGAAATGAACCTGGTTTTGATGGCACCTTAACTTACAAACAACTGCTGGCTAGAGTTTGTCAG CTTGCAAATTGGTTAAAAGATGTTGGTGTCCGCAAGGGAGATGCTGTGGTCATATACTTGCCCATGCTTATGGAACTACCCATTTCTATGCTTGCATGCAGTCGCATTGGTGCTGTTCACTCT GTGGTATTTGCAGGATTCTCTGCTGAATCACTCGCCCAGAGAATCATGGATTGCAAACCCAAGGTTGTCATAACTTGCAATGCTGTTAGAAGAGGTTCCAAGATTATCTATCTAAAGGACATTGTTGATGCTGCCCTTGCAGAATCTGCCCGAAATGGCAATCCTTTGG ACGTTTGCTTGACATATGAAAATGAATCAGCCATGAAGAGGGAATCTACAAAGTGGCAAGAGGGAAGAGATATATGGTGGCAG GATGTTGTTCCTAAACACCCCACTACTTGTGCTGTGGAATGGGTTGATGCAGAGGATCCACTTTTCCTCCTGTATACTAGCGGGAGTACTGGAAAGCCAAAG GGTGTCCTGCATACAACTGGAGGCTACATGGTATACACTGCAACAACTTTCAAATATGCATTTGACTACAAGCCATCAGATGTATACTG GTGTACAGCTGACTGTGGTTGGATTACTGGGCACAGCTACGTTACATATGGACCTTTGCTAAATGGAGCAACTGCTGTGGTTTTTGAAGGG GCTCCTAATTATCCAGATGCTGGGCGGTGTTGGGACATTGTTGACAAATTCAAGGTGTCAATATTCTACACCGCCCCCACATTGGTGCGGTCGCTAATGCGTGAGGGAGATCAG TACGTCACCCGTTATTCACGCAAGTCCTTACGAGTGCTTGGAAGTGTGGGTGAGCCGATCAATCCAAGTGCATGGAG GTGGTATTTTAATGTAGTTGGAGAGTCAAGGTGCCCTATATCTGACACTTGGTGGCAAACTGAGACTGGTGGTTTTATG ATTACTCCTTTGCCTGGAGCATGGCCTCAGAAACCTGGTTCTGCTACATTTCCATTTTTTGGAGTTCAG CCTGTCATAGTAGATGAAAAAGGTGCTGAAATTGAAGGCGAGTGCAGTGGATATTTGTGTGTGAAAAGCTCATGGCCATCCGCATTTCGAACTCTTTATGGAGATCATGAAAGATATGAAGCTACATACTTTAGTGCATTTCCTGGCTATTACTTTACTGGCGATGGCTGCACCAG GGACAAAGATGGCTATTATTGGCTCACTGGAAGAGTtgatgatgttattaatgtcAG tGGACATCGCATTGGTACTGCTGAAGTGGAATCTGCTCTAGTTTCACACCCTCAGTGTGCTGAAGCTGCTGTTGTTGGTGTTGAGCATGAG GTCAAAGGACAGGGCATATATGCATTTGTTACCCTAGTAGAAAGTGTTCTATACAGTGAAGATCTGCGAAGAAGTCTTATACTAACAGTGAGAAACCAG ATTGGAGCATTTGCAGCCCCAGACAAAATACACTGGGCGCCTGGCCTTCCGAAGACAAGAAGTGGAAAGATAATGAgaagaattttgagaaaaattgcTTCCAGACAGTTGGATGAGCTTGGGGACACAAGCACGCTTGCAGATCCAAGTGTTGTTGATGAGCTGATCAAACTCGTTGACTGCTGA
- the LOC113716138 gene encoding uncharacterized protein: MIELESIDVGPQLPPWLQTRKGVKRLIMSNASISDVIPGWFENMYSRIDDLDLSHNNISGRLPKFEEYNDSFRVIKLNSNKFKGTITSVPLGAYLVDLSEIPWKASYLYLTVIWIWTIPSCLANLQNLQVLDLSNNSLSRQIPDSWFFSEELHSLHLQQNKLDGKIPSSVRNLKGLHILDLGDNVLKDIIPSWIGEELQDLVYLRLHSNNFYSGIPLQLCQLKILRLLDLAKNNLSGSIPHCVNNFSAMISDDPILSFHMRFLIYFERRILESAQGEIPEELMDLLVLKNLNLPHNHLQGTIPEKIGNLKNLETLDLSRNELSGPIPTSLSIIYSLSHLNLSFNNLSGPIPTGKQLQTLNNESIYEGNSGLCGAPLSNSCPEEKSSNGDEPLLDSESDMQLESLWFYAGLGPGFGFGFLVVCCTLAFKRSWSNALFLFLDNLFSRRRQQ, translated from the exons ATGATTGAGTTAGAATCGATTGATGTAGGCCCCCAACTTCCTCCTTGGCTGCAAACTCGAAAGGGAGTGAAAAGGTTGATCATGTCAAATGCGAGCATCTCAGATGTCATACCCGGTTGGTTTGAGAATATGTATTCTCGAATTGACGATCTAGATTTGTCACACAACAACATAAGTGGAAGATtaccaaaatttgaagaatATAATGATTCTTTCCGAGTAATAAAGCTGAACTCCAACAAATTCAAGGGCACGATAACATCTGTTCCATTGGGAGCTTATTTGGTTGATCtttccgaaattccttggaagGCCAGCTACCTCTATTTGACAGTTATTTGGATCT GGACAATCCCCTCATGCCTGGCCAATCTTCAGAACTTGCAAGTGCTTGATCTCTCTAATAATAGTCTCAGCAGGCAAATTCCAGATTCTTGGTTTTTTTCTGAGGAACTTCATTCTTTGCACCTGCAGCAGAACAAATTGGATGGAAAAATTCCATCGTCAGTCAGAAACCTGAAAGGATTGCACATTCTAGATCTCGGGGATAATGTACTGAAGGACATCATTCCTTCCTGGATAGGAGAAGAGTTACAAGACCTTGTATATCTCAGACTTCACTCAAATAACTTTTACAGTGGTATTCCATTGCAACTCTGTCAACTGAAGATTCTCAGGCTGCTGGACTTGGCAAAGAACAATTTATCTGGGAGCATCCCTCATTGTGTTAATAACTTCAGTGCCATGATTTCAGATGATCCAATATTATCCTTTCACATGCGGTTCTTAATTTATTTTGAGCGGAGAATTTTAGAATCCGCACAAG GAGAGATCCCTGAAGAGCTAATGGATCTCCTAGTATTGAAGAATCTTAATCTTCCGCACAATCATCTTCAGGGAACAATTCCTGAGAAGATTGGCAACTTGAAAAACCTTGAGACTCTTGATTTATCAAGAAATGAGCTTTCAGGTCCAATTCCTACAAGTTTATCCATCATATATTCACTGAGCCACCTAAACCTGTCGTTCAATAACTTATCAGGGCCAATACCTACTGGGAAACAACTCCAAACCTTGAATAATGAATCCATTTATGAAGGTAATAGTGGACTTTGTGGAGCACCACTGTCAAATAGCTGTCCtgaagaaaaatcatcaaatggagATGAGCCATTGCTGGATAGTGAGAGTGACATGCAGCTCGAGTCCTTATGGTTTTATGCTGGTTTAGGACCTGGTTTTGGCTTTGGATTCCTGGTTGTTTGTTGCACTCTAGCTTTCAAAAGGTCCTGGAGCAATGCATTGTTTCTGTTCCTAGATAATCTCTTTAGCAGGAGAAGGCAGCAATGA